A window of the Planococcus citri chromosome 4, ihPlaCitr1.1, whole genome shotgun sequence genome harbors these coding sequences:
- the LOC135844362 gene encoding uncharacterized protein in vnfD 5'region-like has translation MKLCSTIFFALHFPTTAICNSLPAPRPLKKLISGGASITDVFKYNRIYVDKTKFAFTLLTAEEHHVSLLRPRRFGKSLFLDTLKEILEGNTELFKNCYIGKTEYGWKKHIVLTFDFSTFSSKNDGDFDKSLRAALLRMARFNEVSIKGETTNILLIDLLDKLSNKIDHTTTHGIAVLIDEYDTQILRNLDNPTLAQNISKDIDSFFYALKYNSKSSVIKFTFVTGVSNFALFSSASRPNHIADISLEPRYSTALGFTEDEIKKHFSEYIRHMANTRNPAEDQKVTEHTILQEMHNWYNGYFFSKDTNFETRIFNPCSIREYLENGRIQNTWATTGRATSLTYEFQKHSFEEVLKSFYLTPKTVDEVTLKSSSSIDSIKLLPLFYYHGYYSIKEYYPNQTYCLDFPNLEVKQAFENEVDLAVEDRRIEIKNLKSCLEILDLKQFFKTLESIFYHVPSNLNHYNATEKSFHKAIQVLLTCAGIPAKSDYTGLLASPNVVVELKNNVIIFELNMAEKDEKEKVADISLNQRMKKGYENIFFNKQKNVTFVSIFFDAESWDIGWKAEYYLESGEKIQPMTSA, from the exons ATGAAACTATGTTCAACAATATTCTTTGCATTACATTTTCCAACGACAGCa atttgcaaCTCATTACCTGCTCCACGACCACTTAAAAAACTCATTTCGGGAGGTGCCAGTATAACAGATGTTTTCAAGTACAACAGAATCTATGTCGATAAGACCAAATTTGCTTTCACTCTGTTAACTGCCGAAGAACACCATGTCAGCTTACTTCGACCCAGACGATTTGGGAAAAGTCTGTTTTTGGATACATTAAAGGAAATCCTTGAAGGCAATACAGAACTGTTCAAGAATTGTTATATAGGAAAAACAGAATATGGGTGGAAAAAGCATATTGTTCTAACATTCGACTTTTCCACATTCTCTTCCAAAAATGATGGGGATTTTGACAAGTCTTTGAGGGCAGCACTCCTAAGGATGGCAAGGTTTAACGAAGTATCTATTAAAGGAGAAACTACTAATATTCTTCTTATTGACCTCTTGGACAAATTATCAAACAAGATTGATCACACCACTACCCATGGCATCGCTGTATTGATCGATGAATATGATACACAAATTCTCAGAAACCTTGACAATCCGACGCTAgcgcaaaatatttcaaaagatatcgacagttttttttatgCCCTGAAATACAATTCCAAGAGCAGTGTAATCAAGTTTACATTTGTTACAGGAGTGAGTAACTTTGCCCTTTTTTCAAGTGCCTCTAGACCTAACCATATTGCAGATATTTCGCTAGAGCCAAGATACAGTACTGCCCTAGGTTTCACAGAAGATGAAATTAAGAAGCACTTTTCAGAATATATTCGTCACATGGCCAATACCCGAAATCCAGCTGAAGACCAGAAGGTGACTGAGCATACTATACTTCAGGAAATGCATAATTGGTACAACGGATATTTCTTCTCTAaagatacaaattttgaaacccgTATTTTCAATCCATGCTCCATAAGAGAGTATCTTGAAAATGGACGCATACAAAATACTTGGGCGACAACTGGAAGAGCTACATCCTTAACTTATGAATTTCAGAAACATTCCTTTGAAGAGGTGTTGAAGAGCTTTTACCTCACACCAAAGACTGTTGACGAAGTCACCCTCAAAAGTAGCTCCAGCATTGATAGCATAAAATTATTACCCTTATTCTACTACCACGGGTATTACTCCATCAAGGAATATTATCCGAACCAAACCTACTGTCTTGACTTTCCAAATTTAGAAGTCAAACAGGCTTTTGAAAACGAGGTTGATCTAGCAGTAGAGGATCGgagaattgaaataaaaaacttgaaaagctgTCTGGAGATATTAGatctgaaacaatttttcaaaactttagagAGTATTTTTTATCACGTGCCAAGCAATCTAAATCATTACAACGCcactgaaaaatcatttcataagGCCATCCAAGTACTTCTGACATGTGCTGGTATTCCAGCAAAATCAGATTACACAGGTTTGTTAGCATCGCCAAACGTTGtggttgaattgaaaaacaatgtgATCATTTTCGAACTGAACATGGCAGAAAAAGATGAGAAGGAGAAAGTTGCAGACATTTCATTAAATCAAAGAATGAAGAAGGGatatgagaacatttttttcaataaacaaaaaaatgtcacatttgtaagcatattttttgatgcAGAATCATGGGATATTGGTTGGAAAGCTGAATATTATTTGGAAAGTGGAGAAAAGATTCAACCAATGACAAGTGCCTAA